The following are from one region of the Polynucleobacter sp. MWH-CaK5 genome:
- a CDS encoding amino acid ABC transporter substrate-binding protein: MKKNLLVAALLGLGVIATAQADTLAKIKSSSAVTMGVRESSGALSYTVGDGKFAGYHVEICQRVLGDVQKQLKLNKLDIKYQAVTSQNRLPLVANGTVDIECGSTTNNATRQKDVAFAVTTYVEEVRIAVKANSGITSLNQLAGKKVATTTGTTSVQLLRKHERAANVNFDEVFGKDHADSFLLLESGRADAFVMDGSILAGNIANAKNSADFKIVGEVIAVEPIAIMIRKDDPAFKKSVDDSIKKMMKDGTLAKLWDKWFLQPIPPKGNKVGLALSASTKDAWANPNDKPAEDYAKK, from the coding sequence ATGAAAAAGAATCTATTAGTTGCAGCATTATTAGGTTTGGGCGTGATCGCCACAGCACAAGCTGACACTTTGGCAAAAATCAAATCATCAAGCGCAGTAACAATGGGTGTGCGTGAGTCTTCAGGTGCCTTGTCATACACAGTGGGTGACGGCAAGTTTGCTGGTTACCACGTAGAAATTTGCCAACGCGTTTTGGGCGACGTGCAAAAACAATTGAAATTGAACAAGCTAGATATCAAATATCAAGCTGTGACTTCACAAAATCGTTTGCCATTGGTGGCTAACGGTACAGTGGACATTGAGTGTGGTTCAACAACAAACAATGCAACACGTCAAAAAGACGTGGCTTTTGCTGTAACAACATATGTTGAAGAAGTTCGCATTGCTGTTAAAGCAAACTCTGGCATCACTTCTTTGAACCAATTGGCTGGCAAGAAAGTAGCCACAACAACAGGTACAACATCAGTTCAGTTGTTGCGCAAGCACGAGCGTGCTGCAAACGTGAACTTTGATGAAGTATTTGGTAAAGACCACGCTGACAGCTTCTTGTTGTTAGAGTCTGGTCGTGCTGATGCATTCGTCATGGACGGCTCAATTTTGGCCGGCAACATTGCCAACGCTAAGAACTCAGCCGATTTCAAAATCGTTGGTGAAGTTATTGCAGTTGAGCCAATCGCGATCATGATCCGTAAAGATGACCCAGCGTTCAAGAAGTCTGTGGACGACAGCATCAAGAAGATGATGAAAGACGGCACATTGGCTAAGTTGTGGGACAAATGGTTCTTGCAACCAATTCCACCAAAAGGCAATAAAGTTGG